ATATCTGATTTTTTCTATGGATTTTTCTCACTGATCATAAGAGCAATATTACGTATTAACGGCGGGCTTGAAGTCATAGGCAGAGAGAACATACCGCTTGAAGGCGGTGTTATAATAGCCGCCAACCATGTCAGTTATCTGGATCCTCCTTTAATAGGTTCAGTGCTTCCAAGAAGAGGCACCTTTATTGCCATGAAGGAGCTTTTTGACATGCCTGTGCTTGGTTGGGTCATAAGTCATTATGCATTTCCTGTTGAAGAGGGCGGCACACAGCCTTCTGTCATTAAGAAGACGATCAGCAGGCTCAGGGCGGGTGAACTTATAACCATCTTTCCTGAAGGACAGAGGAGCATAACAGGTGAGCTTCTGAAGGCGAAACGCGGGATAGGCATGCTGGCTGCTCTTAGCAACGCGCCTGTTGTACCTGCCCTCATAATAGGGGCAAACTATGCGCTTCCATTTGATGCAAAGTGGCTGAGGCGCGCCAGGATAAAAGTAATCTTCGGCAGTCCTGTTTATCCTGTTATGGATGAGGATGCTGAAAATAAAAATGAAGGATATGAAAAAATAAGCATCCAGGTGATGTCATCTATACGAGAGATCAAAGAGAGATATGGAGATAATAGTAGCTAAAAAAGCGGGATTCTGTTTCGGGGTCAGGCGCGCTGTAGATACTACTTTTAAGCTTGCTGAAGAGGGGAAGGAAGGGATATTTACCTTTGGCCCGCTTATCCACAATCCTCAGGTTGTAGATAAACTGAAGAAGGAAGGTGTTTCACAGACTGACGACATCGGCTCCCGTGACATTAAAACACTTATCATAAGGACACACGGAGTTTCGCCGGAAATATATACCATAGCCAAACGGGTCGGTTACAAGCTTATTGACGCTACATGCCCTTTTGTAAAAAAGGCCCAGCGTTATGCAAAGACATTGAGTGAAGAAGGATATCAGGTACTGATAATAGGCGACAGGGAACATCCTGAGGTTCAGGGGCTGATAGGTTTTGCCGGTGATGACGTTGTCACTGTCAGCAGAGATGAGCCCATGCCTCTGATAAAGAAGAAGGTCGGGATAATTGTTCAGACAACTCAGCCGTTTGAAGTATTCAGGGATATTGTTGACAAGGTCATAAGCACGGCAATGGAGCTGAAAATATATAATACAATATGCGATTATACCGCCCGCAGGGTTGAAGAAACAAAAGAGTTGTCGAGAAAGGTTAATATTATGATAGTTGTCGGGGGGAAGAACAGCGCAAACACAACACAGCTTGTGAATATCTCAAAACAGGGTTGTGAAAATGTGTATCATATTGAAACGTCTGAAGAACTTGATAAAGAGTGGTTCACCGGCGTAGAAAAGGCCGGAATTACAGGGGGGGCTTCTACTCCGCAGTGGATCATTGATGATGTTGTAAAAAAAATAAAAGAAATATCTTCCGGGAGGTAATATAATACACAGCTATGGAAATACAAAATGATAATTTCGAAAAACTTTATGCCGACACATTTAATAATCTGCATGAAGGCTCAATTGTAAGGGGCAAAGTTCTGCAGATCAAGGCTGACGGCGTAATAGTTGATGTGGGATACAAGCGGGAAGGGTTTATCCCGATCGGTGAGCTTCTGGATGATGAATACAAAAGCCTTGTGGCAGAGGATGAGATTGACGTCCATGTTACCGGCCTTCATGACAAACAGGGCTTTATCAAGTTATCCCGGCAGAAGGCTGCTGCGGAAAAGACATGGTCAAATCTTGAAGACGCGCTTAACAACGGGACTCAGGTGAATGGCAAGATCACGGGCAAGGTTAAAGGCGGGATGACAGTCAGCATAGGAGGGGTAATGGCATTTCTCCCCGGCTCCCAGATAGACCTGAAGGTAATAAGAGATACAGACGCCCTTATCGGCCAGACACTGGCATTCAGGGTCATCAAGCTGGATCAGAAGACCTCTAATGTGATCATATCAAGGCGCGTTATCCTCGAGGAGGAGCGCAACAAACAGAAGGATGTTACGCTTGTTAATATAAAAGAAGGCGCTGTGATGAAAGGGACTGTTAAGAACCTGACTGACTATGGTGCTTTTATAGACCTTGGCGGGATAGACGGACTTCTTCATATATCAGATATGTCCTGGGGCAGGATCAGCCACCCGAGCGAACTCTTCAGCGTGGATGATGAAATTGATGTTGTTGTGCTCAGTTTTGACCCTGAGAAAGAGAAGGTGACCCTTGGCTATAAACAGAGAAAAGCTGACCCATGGATGTCTGTTGAAGCAAAATACCCGCTCGGTGCAAAGGTCTCAGGCAAGGTGATAGGCATTACAGATTACGGCGTATTTATAGAGCTTGAGGAAGGGGTCGAGGGCCTTGTGCATGTTAGTGAGATAGACTGGCTTGAGAAGGTCAAAAAACCATCCAAGTATTTCTCAATAGGCGAGATCGTAGAGACATCCGTGCTTTCGGTCAACAGCAGCGACAAGAAGATATCACTCAGCATAAAGCAGCTTAAGGCAAATCCCTGGGACCTTGTAAAAGAGAAATATACTGTCGGACAGCAGGTAAAAGGGACCGTAAAGAGCTTCACTGACTTCGGCGCATTTATCGGCCTGGATGAGGGCGTTGACGCGCTGCTTCATATCTCGGATCTTTCCTGGGTCAAGCATATCAGGCACCCGTCCGATGTTCTGGAGAAAGGTCAGGAGATAGAGGTTGCAATAATAGAGGTAGATGCTGACAAGAGAAGGATATCTGTCGGCTTAAAGAGCCTGACGCCGGATCCTTGGATAACTGAGATACCGAACAAGTACGGGCTTGGCGATCCTGTAACAGGCAAGGTTACAAATGTCGCTGATTTTGGGGTTTTTGTTGAACTTAAAGAAGGTGTCGAGGCGCTGCTGCATATATCCGAGATCGATAAAAAGCCCAGTGAAAAGACAGAGGATATCTTTAAGCCGGGCGATGAACTGACAGCGCGGATAATTCATATTGATCTGGATAACAGAAAGATCGGTCTCAGCACCAAGACTATGGCAGGCTAAGTTTCATGAAGAAGATACTCATTTTTTTCATAATCATAACCGCGATAATTGTAATTATCAGCCTTTTCACTGCCATCACAGGCAAGGTCCCTCTCGGGGATAAGGTCGCGGTTGTCCGGGTTGAGGGCGTGATAATAGATTCAAAAAGTGTTATAGAAGAGCTCAAGGATTATTCTTCCGACAGCTCGGTCAAGGCCATCGTCCTGAGGGTGGACAGCCCGGGCGGCGGAGTAGCACCTTCTCAGGAGATATATGATGAGGTGGTCAAGGCCAAGGCTAATAAGAAGATCGTGGTCTCAATGGGTTCTGTTGCCGCTTCCGGGGGATATTATATCTCTTGCCCTGCTGACAAGATCGTTGCCAATGCAGGAACGCTTACAGGTTCTATGGGTGTGATCATGGAGATCCCCAACATAGAGGGGCTGATGCAGAAGATCGGCATTCAGAATCAGATCGTAAAAAGCGGAGAGCATAAAGACATAGCATCAATATTTAAAACCATGAGCCCTGATGAGCGGAAGCTGCTTCAGGTCGTGCTTGATGATGTGCATGAACAGTTTATTGAGGCTGTCTCAAAAGGCAGAGGCTTAAGCATTGACGAGGTCAAACTCCTTGCCGACGGGCGTATCTTTACCGGAAGGATGGCAAAAGGGGTCGGGCTGGTAGATGAACTCGGCAATCTTGATATGGCGATAAAGCTGGCTGCCAAGCTGAGCGGGATCGAGGGTGAGCCGGAGGTAGTTGAGAAGGAAGAGGATACCGGATTTTTCGGTTTTTTAAGGAGTTCATTCACTAAAAATTTCTTGATAAATTCCATGCCGGGAATAAAACTGCAATACATGCTTTCGCCATAAAAAAATATTGCATATCCTGTTGTTATGTTGTACATTTAAAACGGTAATAATTGATTTATTAGTTTATAATTTCAGAATAATTTATCGGAGGCCGGTATGACTAAATCTGTTCTTATTGAGAAGATAGCTGAAAAAGTTGAAGGGCTTACAAGAAAGCAGACTGAGGTTGTGGTCGAGACGATCTTTGACAGCATCAAAGACGCTTTGGCGCATGGTGACAAGGTTGAGATAAGAGGTTTCGGCAACTTCAGGCTCAGAAGTAGAAATGCCCGCAAGGCCAGAAACCCCAAGACAGGAGACTCGGTTGAGGTTGCCCCAAAAAAAGTCCCTTACTTTAAGGTCGGCAAGGAACTCAGGGAGATGGCGACAAAAGACATTTAGTCCTTTTCAGCGTAATAAAAATCAGCTTTCACTCCGAAGGTTTCAGACATCTTGTTTGAAACCTTCTTTTTTGTTCTCCCCTAATATACTTATATATATCCCTCTATATGTGTTATTATTTATGGATTTTTTGTGCAATCTATTCATTGAAAATGTATGCAAAATAAGAAAGGCAAAGTATATATAGTCGGCGCCGGGCCCGGTGATATAGGGCTCTTCACGGTCAAGGGATTAAGCTGCCTTCAGAAGGCGGAGGTGGTGGTCTATGACTTCCATCTTAACTCCCAGATACTGAACTATATAAAGCATGACGCTGAGTTGATTTATGCCGGCAAGCGCGGCGGGCAGCATGCTATGGTGCAGGAAGATATCAACCGGGTCCTTGTTGAAAAGGGCAAAGAGGGCAAGATCGTCTGCCGTCTCAAAGGAGGCGACCCGTTCGTCTTTGGAAGGGGGGGCGAAGAGGCAGAGGCTCTTTTTGATAACGGCATCAAGTTCGAGGTTGTGCCGGGGGTAAGTTCCGCTGTAGCGGCTCCTGCATATGCCGGTATCCCTCTTACGCACAGATCATATGCGTCTTCGCTTGCAATAGTTCCCGGGTATGAGGACCTTACAAAAGGGGAGAGCTCTATCGATTGGTCGAGGCTTGCCACCGGTATCGACACCATAGTCTTTTTGATGGCTGTAAAGAATATCGATATGGTATGCCAGCGGCTTATTGAGAACGGCAGAAAGCCTGAGACGCCTGTCGCAGTGATCAGGTGGGGTACAAGGGCTGACCAGAAGACGATTGTGGGCAGCCTTCAGAACATCGTCAGCCTGATCAGGGAGAAGGAGATAAGGCCGCCTGCTGTCATGGTGGTGGGGGATGTGGTCAAGCTGAGGGAGAAGCTCAAGTGGTATGAGGAGAAACCCATGTTCGGCCAGAGAGTGCTTGTTACCAGAGAGCATGCAGAGGGCTTTGAACAACTTGAGGATATGGGCGCGGAACTGATCGCGTTCCATACTATCAAAATTGTCCCGCCTGAAGACTGGACAGAGCTTGATAAAGCAATAGACAAATTAGAGACTTATAACTGGCTCGTGCTGACAAGCGCGAACGGGGTGAAGTTCTTTTTCAAAAGGCTTTTTGAGAAGAGGGATATCAGGGATCTCAAGGGTATCAGGGTATGCGCGGTCGGGACAAAGACCGCAGCTGCGATACAGGAGTATGGGGTAAAGGTTGATATGGTGCCTGAGGAGTTTAATGCAGAGGGGCTTATATCCGCTTTCATATCAACATCACAGGTTAATAATCCTGACCTGTTAAAGGGCATGAGATTTCTTCTGCCAAGGGCTGAAACAGCAAGGGATGTATTTCCAAAAAAGGTCATTGAGATGGGCGGTGAGATCGATGTTGTCACTGCTTACAGAGCGGTTAAGCCTGAGATACACGGCAAAAGGCTCAAGAGGTTTTTGAAAGAGGGTAAGATAACTGTCGCGACATTTACCAGCGCTGCTACTTTTAACAATTTCATGGATATGGTTGGAGACGATGCCGAATCGCTTCTGGATGGCGTGGCTATCGCTGTCATCGGGCCTGTGACCGCGAGGGCGGTTGAAAAGGCAGGATTGAAGGTCAGCATAATGCCTAAAGAGGCGACTGTTGAAGCGATGGTTAATGAGATTA
The genomic region above belongs to Thermodesulfovibrionia bacterium and contains:
- a CDS encoding lysophospholipid acyltransferase family protein, with product MQSRRLISDFFYGFFSLIIRAILRINGGLEVIGRENIPLEGGVIIAANHVSYLDPPLIGSVLPRRGTFIAMKELFDMPVLGWVISHYAFPVEEGGTQPSVIKKTISRLRAGELITIFPEGQRSITGELLKAKRGIGMLAALSNAPVVPALIIGANYALPFDAKWLRRARIKVIFGSPVYPVMDEDAENKNEGYEKISIQVMSSIREIKERYGDNSS
- a CDS encoding 4-hydroxy-3-methylbut-2-enyl diphosphate reductase; amino-acid sequence: MEIIVAKKAGFCFGVRRAVDTTFKLAEEGKEGIFTFGPLIHNPQVVDKLKKEGVSQTDDIGSRDIKTLIIRTHGVSPEIYTIAKRVGYKLIDATCPFVKKAQRYAKTLSEEGYQVLIIGDREHPEVQGLIGFAGDDVVTVSRDEPMPLIKKKVGIIVQTTQPFEVFRDIVDKVISTAMELKIYNTICDYTARRVEETKELSRKVNIMIVVGGKNSANTTQLVNISKQGCENVYHIETSEELDKEWFTGVEKAGITGGASTPQWIIDDVVKKIKEISSGR
- a CDS encoding 30S ribosomal protein S1 yields the protein MEIQNDNFEKLYADTFNNLHEGSIVRGKVLQIKADGVIVDVGYKREGFIPIGELLDDEYKSLVAEDEIDVHVTGLHDKQGFIKLSRQKAAAEKTWSNLEDALNNGTQVNGKITGKVKGGMTVSIGGVMAFLPGSQIDLKVIRDTDALIGQTLAFRVIKLDQKTSNVIISRRVILEEERNKQKDVTLVNIKEGAVMKGTVKNLTDYGAFIDLGGIDGLLHISDMSWGRISHPSELFSVDDEIDVVVLSFDPEKEKVTLGYKQRKADPWMSVEAKYPLGAKVSGKVIGITDYGVFIELEEGVEGLVHVSEIDWLEKVKKPSKYFSIGEIVETSVLSVNSSDKKISLSIKQLKANPWDLVKEKYTVGQQVKGTVKSFTDFGAFIGLDEGVDALLHISDLSWVKHIRHPSDVLEKGQEIEVAIIEVDADKRRISVGLKSLTPDPWITEIPNKYGLGDPVTGKVTNVADFGVFVELKEGVEALLHISEIDKKPSEKTEDIFKPGDELTARIIHIDLDNRKIGLSTKTMAG
- the sppA gene encoding signal peptide peptidase SppA, which produces MKKILIFFIIITAIIVIISLFTAITGKVPLGDKVAVVRVEGVIIDSKSVIEELKDYSSDSSVKAIVLRVDSPGGGVAPSQEIYDEVVKAKANKKIVVSMGSVAASGGYYISCPADKIVANAGTLTGSMGVIMEIPNIEGLMQKIGIQNQIVKSGEHKDIASIFKTMSPDERKLLQVVLDDVHEQFIEAVSKGRGLSIDEVKLLADGRIFTGRMAKGVGLVDELGNLDMAIKLAAKLSGIEGEPEVVEKEEDTGFFGFLRSSFTKNFLINSMPGIKLQYMLSP
- a CDS encoding integration host factor subunit beta; the encoded protein is MTKSVLIEKIAEKVEGLTRKQTEVVVETIFDSIKDALAHGDKVEIRGFGNFRLRSRNARKARNPKTGDSVEVAPKKVPYFKVGKELREMATKDI
- the cobA gene encoding uroporphyrinogen-III C-methyltransferase; the encoded protein is MQNKKGKVYIVGAGPGDIGLFTVKGLSCLQKAEVVVYDFHLNSQILNYIKHDAELIYAGKRGGQHAMVQEDINRVLVEKGKEGKIVCRLKGGDPFVFGRGGEEAEALFDNGIKFEVVPGVSSAVAAPAYAGIPLTHRSYASSLAIVPGYEDLTKGESSIDWSRLATGIDTIVFLMAVKNIDMVCQRLIENGRKPETPVAVIRWGTRADQKTIVGSLQNIVSLIREKEIRPPAVMVVGDVVKLREKLKWYEEKPMFGQRVLVTREHAEGFEQLEDMGAELIAFHTIKIVPPEDWTELDKAIDKLETYNWLVLTSANGVKFFFKRLFEKRDIRDLKGIRVCAVGTKTAAAIQEYGVKVDMVPEEFNAEGLISAFISTSQVNNPDLLKGMRFLLPRAETARDVFPKKVIEMGGEIDVVTAYRAVKPEIHGKRLKRFLKEGKITVATFTSAATFNNFMDMVGDDAESLLDGVAIAVIGPVTARAVEKAGLKVSIMPKEATVEAMVNEIIKWASER